The Arcobacter porcinus sequence CTCTCTTTGTTCCATAATTTCACCAAATATTTTATTTTTTACTGCTTCAAAATTTAAAGCAACACTCCCCTCTTTTTTAATTATATATAGAGTTACAAATTGATTATTTGTAACAAAAATTGGTGTAAAAGAGTTTACATCTGTTGTTGTAAGAACATATTGTAATTGAGCATGAATATCTTTGCTAGAAATTCTTGTACTATTACTTTGAATACCATTTATTACTTTCATTGGATTTGATACTTTTTCAATTAAAAGTTCTCTGTTTGTTGAAGAGTATTGAGTTACATCAAAATACTCTGCTGTTTGAAATTTTTGAATATTTTTCTCATAATATAGTTTTAAATCTTCATCAGTTGCAATAGCAAGTTGTCCACGAACTAATTTTTTAATTAATTTTTGTCTTGTAACACTATCTTTAACATCTTCCTCAAATTTTGAATAATCTGGATATTTTTGTTTAATTATAGATTTAAAACTATATACATCCATTCCATTTGAATCTGCAAGATTTTTAATATAATCTTCTATCTCAAATATATCAACACTTATACTATTCTCTTTTACTAATTGTTCAAAAAGTAATTTATCTATTAAATAAGATACAGAGTTATTCTCATCTACATCTCTTTTTTTCATATCTTCTTTTATATCATATAAAGTAATTGGATCATCATTTACAATTACTGCAATACCATTTACAGTATTTGCATTTAGAGTATAGAAAAGTAAAAAAATAATTGGTAAAATTTTCTTCATCTATCTTTTCCTTTTAAAATAAAGGTTTATTTTAACAAAAATTACTTAAGAGTTAAGCAATCTGTTCTATAATCACTCCATTGTCTTTTAAAAATTTTGATACAACATTAGAATTTGTGTGTTCATAAGATTTATCATAAACTATTCTTTTAATACCACTTGCAATTAAATTTTTTGAACAATCACTACAAGGCTCCAAAGTTACATAAATTGTTGCACCTTCTATTGCAATTCCTTTTCTTGCTGCCCAAATAATAGCATTCATTTCAGCATGAATTTCATAAGTTTTTGACCATTCGTGATGATCTTTTGTATATTCATTATTCCAAAAATCACAACAGTTTTGAAATCCAGATGGTGTTCCATTGTATCCTGTTGATAAAATTCTTCCATCTTTTACTATAACTGCTCCAACTTGTTTTGAAACACATTTTGAAGATTTTGCTATCTCTTTTGCAATATTTATAAAAGTCTTATCATCTATCATCTATTTTCCTAAAATTAAAAAATTTAGATATTTTAGCTATTTTTCTTAAAAAAAGCTTATTTTTGACAATAAAACATAATAAATTAGAAATATTTTGCTATTATTTACGAAATTTTTTAAAAGTAAAGGTACGAAATGGATTTTAAAGATATAAAAGAGCTTATTAGAGTTTTTGACAAAAGTGAGTTAAATAAGCTTAGAGTAAAAGAAGCAGAGTTTGAAATCTCTATGCAAAGAGGTTTTGAAGGTGGAGTTACAACTGTTACTACTACTCCAATGGCTCAAGTTTCAACTCCTGTTGCTCAACTTACACAAACAAGTGTAGC is a genomic window containing:
- a CDS encoding peptidylprolyl isomerase produces the protein MKKILPIIFLLFYTLNANTVNGIAVIVNDDPITLYDIKEDMKKRDVDENNSVSYLIDKLLFEQLVKENSISVDIFEIEDYIKNLADSNGMDVYSFKSIIKQKYPDYSKFEEDVKDSVTRQKLIKKLVRGQLAIATDEDLKLYYEKNIQKFQTAEYFDVTQYSSTNRELLIEKVSNPMKVINGIQSNSTRISSKDIHAQLQYVLTTTDVNSFTPIFVTNNQFVTLYIIKKEGSVALNFEAVKNKIFGEIMEQRERVFLENQFEKQKLKADIKVIR
- a CDS encoding deoxycytidylate deaminase, translating into MIDDKTFINIAKEIAKSSKCVSKQVGAVIVKDGRILSTGYNGTPSGFQNCCDFWNNEYTKDHHEWSKTYEIHAEMNAIIWAARKGIAIEGATIYVTLEPCSDCSKNLIASGIKRIVYDKSYEHTNSNVVSKFLKDNGVIIEQIA